Proteins encoded in a region of the Leifsonia sp. PS1209 genome:
- a CDS encoding MFS transporter → MSSPATTVPTTAAKTSWLPLIVVVLTQIQASFAVNTLTVSMHGITTDLHMAATSVGTAITAGTFAMAAFILLGAKVGARFGTRRVFQIAVVIHAVAMAVVALSVTPAMLFIAQAVSGAVIALVAPALTVFIATNYKREQQATAIGLLAAAIPAAGVLALLIAGTFASTIGWRWSFWLIVALGVINFLLSFRFKVVPPQRDLAIDWTGALIAAVTIILLSFGFSGLEPWGVVLATDGAPFTILGLSPAPVLILLGLIGGQLFFVWLRKRQTEKKPRIFDLRVLATGSERAVTICMGTMLFVGTAANFLIPLYIQVVQGRSSFETSIAVIPYTLSIFVASTFVATLYKRFSPRVLARFGFIVVAAGLVILAFSVRNEWEQFVVVVGLIVLGIGQGSIVALVFNTLLSAAPKKLAGDVGAWRGLVHNLSGSVGIAVASVFAVGILGSLLSSSLADHPTLPPALVSQVNLDDANFVTNDHLKDFLATNTDATPAQVDEAVAVNADARLRALNISLLGLAGIALLAIIPAGRMPGRRPGDLPEQLEPSDPEDIQSPDDPVAEQGDTVTTLATSKD, encoded by the coding sequence ATGAGCTCACCCGCTACCACAGTCCCGACGACGGCAGCCAAGACGTCGTGGCTGCCGCTCATCGTGGTCGTGCTGACGCAGATCCAGGCGTCGTTCGCCGTCAACACCCTCACCGTCTCGATGCACGGCATCACGACCGACCTGCACATGGCCGCGACGTCGGTGGGCACGGCGATCACCGCCGGCACCTTCGCGATGGCGGCTTTCATCCTGCTCGGTGCGAAAGTGGGCGCGCGGTTCGGCACGCGGCGCGTGTTCCAGATCGCGGTCGTCATCCACGCGGTCGCGATGGCGGTGGTCGCGCTGAGCGTCACCCCGGCCATGCTGTTCATCGCGCAGGCGGTCTCCGGCGCCGTGATCGCGCTCGTGGCCCCGGCGCTCACGGTGTTCATCGCCACCAACTACAAGCGCGAGCAGCAGGCGACCGCCATCGGACTCCTCGCCGCCGCCATCCCCGCCGCCGGTGTTCTCGCCCTCCTGATCGCCGGCACGTTCGCCTCCACCATCGGCTGGCGCTGGTCGTTCTGGCTGATCGTGGCGCTCGGCGTGATCAACTTCCTGCTCAGCTTCCGCTTCAAGGTCGTTCCGCCGCAGCGCGACCTCGCGATCGACTGGACCGGAGCGCTGATCGCCGCCGTGACGATCATCCTGCTGAGCTTCGGCTTCAGCGGCCTCGAACCGTGGGGCGTCGTGCTGGCGACGGACGGAGCGCCGTTCACCATCCTCGGGCTGTCTCCCGCGCCCGTGCTGATCCTGCTCGGCCTCATCGGCGGCCAGCTCTTCTTCGTCTGGCTGCGCAAGCGACAGACGGAGAAGAAGCCGCGCATCTTCGACCTGCGCGTGCTCGCGACCGGTTCGGAGCGCGCCGTGACGATCTGCATGGGGACGATGCTCTTCGTCGGCACGGCCGCCAACTTCCTCATCCCGCTGTACATCCAGGTGGTTCAGGGCAGAAGCAGCTTCGAGACCTCGATCGCCGTCATCCCGTACACGCTGTCGATCTTCGTGGCCAGCACGTTCGTGGCGACCCTCTACAAGCGCTTCTCGCCGCGGGTGCTCGCCCGGTTCGGCTTCATCGTGGTCGCGGCCGGGCTCGTGATCCTCGCGTTCAGCGTGCGGAACGAGTGGGAGCAGTTCGTGGTGGTGGTCGGGCTGATCGTGCTCGGTATCGGCCAAGGCTCGATCGTCGCCCTCGTCTTCAACACGCTGCTCTCCGCTGCCCCGAAGAAGCTCGCCGGGGATGTCGGAGCCTGGCGAGGGCTCGTGCACAACCTCTCCGGCAGTGTCGGGATCGCGGTGGCGAGCGTGTTCGCGGTCGGGATCCTGGGCAGCCTGCTCTCGTCGAGCCTCGCCGACCACCCGACCCTGCCGCCCGCGCTGGTCTCGCAGGTGAACCTCGACGACGCCAACTTCGTCACCAACGATCACCTGAAGGACTTCCTGGCGACGAACACGGACGCGACACCCGCGCAGGTCGACGAGGCCGTCGCCGTGAACGCCGACGCACGCCTCCGGGCGCTCAACATCTCGCTGCTCGGCCTCGCCGGTATCGCTCTCCTCGCGATCATCCCGGCGGGCAGGATGCCCGGACGTCGCCCTGGCGACCTGCCCGAGCAGCTCGAACCGTCCGATCCGGAAGACATCCAGTCCCCGGACGACCCCGTCGCCGAGCAGGGCGACACCGTGACCACCCTCGCAACCTCGAAGGACTGA
- a CDS encoding cytochrome c translates to MRPNIRTKTKTVRKGGRRHPLATVALIAVGLGLTGGAYAAFNTTTASAETQQVQAASQDTVDQGKKLFQSNCATCHGLDAQGTVNAPSLIGVGAASVDFQVGTGRMPMQMQGPQAPEKPVQFTDEQVKQLAAYVASLAPGPSIPEQKYLDGKGDAANGAELFRINCAMCHNVAGAGGALTEGKYAPPLTGVSAQHIYEAMVTGPQNMPVFNDLNITPQGKADIITYLKYIQNNPSPGGFELGSLGPVAEGLFLWIFGLGAIVALTVWITAKSN, encoded by the coding sequence ATGCGTCCGAATATCCGTACCAAGACGAAGACAGTCCGCAAGGGCGGCCGTCGTCATCCCCTCGCCACCGTCGCGCTGATCGCCGTCGGCCTCGGCCTCACCGGAGGCGCGTACGCGGCGTTCAACACGACCACCGCCTCCGCAGAGACCCAGCAGGTCCAGGCAGCGTCCCAGGACACGGTCGACCAGGGCAAGAAGCTCTTCCAGTCGAACTGCGCCACCTGCCACGGCCTCGACGCCCAGGGAACGGTCAACGCCCCGAGCCTCATCGGCGTCGGTGCGGCCTCCGTCGACTTCCAGGTCGGCACCGGCCGCATGCCGATGCAGATGCAGGGCCCGCAGGCCCCGGAGAAGCCGGTCCAGTTCACCGACGAGCAGGTCAAGCAGCTCGCGGCGTACGTCGCCTCCCTCGCTCCCGGCCCGTCCATCCCGGAGCAGAAGTACCTCGATGGCAAGGGCGACGCCGCGAACGGCGCCGAGCTCTTCCGCATCAACTGCGCGATGTGCCACAACGTGGCCGGCGCCGGTGGTGCACTCACCGAGGGCAAGTACGCTCCCCCGCTCACCGGCGTGAGCGCCCAGCACATCTACGAGGCCATGGTCACCGGTCCGCAGAACATGCCCGTGTTCAACGACCTCAACATCACGCCCCAGGGCAAGGCCGACATCATCACGTACCTCAAGTACATCCAGAACAACCCGTCGCCCGGCGGCTTCGAGCTCGGTTCGCTCGGCCCGGTCGCGGAGGGTCTCTTCCTCTGGATCTTCGGACTCGGCGCCATCGTCGCGCTGACCGTCTGGATCACGGCGAAGTCGAACTAG
- a CDS encoding leucyl aminopeptidase, with protein sequence MTSSAYKLIPGSFTSVPSIVPERVVDFDAVASFSADLDAVGVTVGSDGDVDASIGLDRDALSRAGFDGKAGQTLLVPTGSAPLLYAIGTGDASGIDADALRDAAAAFARAASSSARVGLRLTDVGSVPAERVGQVAAEGVLLARYRFSELKRDPKVTELTAVELLADGVDASGVTAGIPSGVVSARGANVARDLANTPPGHLTATDFGDLALSLAERFGIEVEVFDKQQLIELGTGGLLGVNAGSAEEPRMIKLRYTPNGEPTGHLAMVGKGIMYDSGGISLKPSDPMHLLMKMDMGGAAAIFGAFTSLRDLGCTTTVTAFLMCTDNMPSGSAYKLGDVLTARNGTTIEVKNTDAEGRLAMCDGLALAAEEKPDAIVDIATLTGAALMALGPIRAALFGNDQALVDQATAAATATDEKVWQLPLEKKYRKALDSDIADIANLGGPFAGATTAALFLNEFVDGVPWAHLDIAGTMNSETDDSWRSKGATGFGARLLTDLALGFRPVR encoded by the coding sequence ATGACTTCCAGCGCGTACAAACTCATCCCCGGCTCGTTCACCTCCGTGCCGTCGATCGTCCCCGAGCGGGTCGTCGACTTCGACGCCGTCGCCTCGTTCTCCGCCGACCTGGATGCTGTCGGCGTCACGGTCGGCTCCGACGGCGACGTGGATGCGTCCATCGGTCTCGACAGGGACGCCCTCTCCCGCGCCGGCTTCGACGGGAAGGCAGGCCAGACGCTGCTGGTGCCGACCGGCTCGGCGCCGCTGCTCTACGCGATCGGCACGGGGGACGCCTCCGGGATCGACGCGGACGCGCTGCGCGACGCGGCCGCCGCCTTCGCCCGCGCGGCGTCGTCGTCCGCGCGCGTCGGGCTGCGGCTGACCGACGTCGGCTCCGTGCCCGCCGAGCGGGTCGGACAGGTGGCGGCGGAGGGCGTACTGCTCGCCCGATACCGGTTCAGCGAGCTGAAGCGCGACCCGAAGGTGACCGAGCTCACGGCGGTGGAACTGCTCGCCGACGGCGTGGACGCGTCCGGGGTGACGGCGGGCATCCCGAGCGGCGTCGTCAGCGCCCGGGGAGCGAACGTCGCCCGCGACTTGGCGAACACGCCTCCCGGCCACCTCACCGCCACCGACTTCGGCGACCTGGCGCTCTCCCTGGCCGAGCGATTCGGCATCGAGGTGGAGGTGTTCGACAAGCAGCAGCTGATCGAGCTCGGAACGGGTGGCCTGCTCGGGGTGAACGCGGGAAGCGCGGAGGAGCCGCGCATGATCAAGCTCCGGTACACCCCGAACGGCGAGCCGACCGGGCACCTGGCGATGGTCGGCAAGGGCATCATGTACGACTCGGGCGGCATCAGCCTCAAGCCGTCCGATCCGATGCACCTGCTGATGAAGATGGACATGGGAGGGGCTGCGGCGATCTTCGGCGCCTTCACGTCCCTCCGCGACCTGGGCTGCACCACGACCGTGACCGCGTTCCTGATGTGCACGGACAACATGCCCTCCGGCAGCGCGTACAAGCTCGGCGACGTGCTCACCGCCCGCAACGGCACCACGATCGAGGTGAAGAACACGGATGCGGAGGGCAGGCTCGCGATGTGCGACGGACTGGCGCTCGCGGCCGAGGAGAAGCCGGATGCGATCGTGGACATCGCGACGCTCACCGGGGCGGCGCTGATGGCGCTCGGCCCGATCCGCGCCGCGCTGTTCGGAAACGACCAGGCGTTGGTCGACCAGGCCACCGCCGCAGCCACGGCAACGGACGAGAAGGTGTGGCAGCTGCCGCTGGAGAAGAAATACCGCAAGGCGCTCGACTCCGACATCGCGGACATCGCCAACCTGGGCGGCCCGTTCGCGGGGGCGACGACGGCCGCGCTGTTCCTCAACGAGTTCGTCGACGGCGTGCCGTGGGCCCATCTCGACATCGCGGGCACGATGAACTCCGAGACGGACGACTCCTGGCGCTCCAAGGGCGCAACCGGCTTCGGCGCCCGCCTCCTGACCGACCTCGCGCTCGGCTTCCGTCCGGTCCGCTGA
- the dhaK gene encoding dihydroxyacetone kinase subunit DhaK yields the protein MKKLINGVPDVVDESLDGFARAHSDIVKVSHDPRFVSRADGPVQGKVGLVSGGGSGHEPLHAGFVGKGMLDAAVPGEVFTSPTPMPIVEATKAADGGAGVLHIVKNYTGDVLNFETAADLVAAEGITVTSVVTNDDVAVQDSLYTAGRRGVAGTVLVEKIAGAAADRGDDLAGVTAIAERVNANVRSIGLALSAGTVPHAGEPGFDLADDEIEFGVGIHGEPGRERVKVQPADALVDRMMAAILDDLPFSSGDSVLLFVNGMGGTPLSELYIVFRRAAQILDERGITLGRSLVGSLVTSLEMQGASISVLKLDDELTALWDAPVHTAALRWGL from the coding sequence ATGAAGAAGCTCATCAACGGCGTACCCGACGTCGTGGACGAATCCCTCGACGGATTCGCCCGAGCTCACTCGGACATCGTGAAGGTGTCCCACGACCCGCGTTTCGTGTCCAGGGCCGACGGTCCTGTGCAGGGCAAGGTCGGCCTGGTCAGCGGCGGCGGAAGCGGTCACGAACCCCTCCACGCCGGATTCGTCGGCAAGGGGATGCTGGACGCCGCCGTCCCCGGCGAGGTCTTCACCTCCCCGACGCCCATGCCGATCGTCGAGGCCACCAAGGCGGCCGACGGCGGGGCGGGGGTGCTGCACATCGTCAAGAACTACACAGGGGACGTGCTGAACTTCGAGACGGCGGCCGACCTGGTCGCCGCGGAGGGCATCACGGTCACCTCGGTGGTCACCAACGACGACGTCGCCGTGCAGGACTCCCTGTACACGGCGGGCCGCCGCGGCGTGGCCGGCACCGTGCTCGTCGAGAAGATCGCCGGAGCAGCCGCCGACAGAGGAGACGACCTCGCCGGGGTCACCGCCATCGCCGAGCGGGTGAACGCCAACGTCCGGTCGATCGGACTCGCGCTCTCCGCGGGTACGGTGCCGCACGCCGGAGAGCCGGGCTTCGACCTCGCGGACGACGAGATCGAGTTCGGTGTCGGCATCCACGGCGAGCCGGGCCGCGAGCGCGTGAAGGTGCAGCCGGCCGACGCCCTGGTGGACAGGATGATGGCGGCGATCCTCGACGATCTGCCGTTCTCCTCCGGCGACTCCGTGCTGCTGTTCGTCAACGGGATGGGCGGCACCCCGTTGTCCGAGCTGTACATCGTGTTCCGGCGCGCTGCACAGATCCTGGACGAACGCGGCATCACGCTCGGCCGTTCCCTCGTCGGCAGCCTGGTCACCTCGTTGGAGATGCAGGGCGCATCCATCTCGGTACTGAAGCTGGACGACGAACTGACCGCCCTCTGGGATGCGCCGGTGCACACCGCCGCACTCCGCTGGGGACTCTAG
- the dhaM gene encoding dihydroxyacetone kinase phosphoryl donor subunit DhaM, with product MTERVGIVFVSHSVQLAEGVVALAGQMAPSVRFVAAGGTDDGGIGTSFAKVSAAVGDAEAGAGVVVISDLGSALLTAETVLDLLTDEQRAQVAVVDVPFVEGGVAAAVAAESGADLAAVVAAAEDARSAWAEAASSASGAAPASGAAASAGPGGRYVREVVLRNKDGLHARPAAEFVKLANTFGASVTVNGKDAKSLLGIMSLGLTAGTTAEIASSDDDGVPAVDALAALIETGFGEA from the coding sequence ATGACTGAGCGCGTCGGGATCGTGTTCGTCTCGCACAGCGTGCAACTGGCGGAGGGGGTCGTCGCCCTGGCCGGGCAGATGGCGCCGTCCGTGCGGTTCGTCGCTGCCGGCGGGACGGACGACGGCGGGATCGGGACGAGCTTCGCGAAGGTCAGCGCAGCGGTCGGCGATGCCGAGGCCGGGGCGGGGGTCGTGGTCATCAGCGACCTCGGCTCCGCTCTGCTGACGGCGGAGACGGTGCTCGACCTGCTCACCGACGAGCAGCGCGCGCAGGTGGCCGTTGTGGACGTGCCGTTCGTGGAGGGCGGTGTCGCCGCGGCCGTGGCCGCGGAGAGCGGCGCCGACCTGGCCGCCGTCGTCGCGGCGGCGGAGGACGCGCGGTCGGCGTGGGCGGAGGCGGCGTCGTCCGCATCCGGTGCTGCGCCCGCATCCGGTGCTGCCGCATCCGCCGGACCGGGTGGCCGCTACGTGCGCGAGGTCGTCCTGCGCAACAAGGACGGGCTGCACGCGAGGCCAGCCGCCGAGTTCGTGAAACTCGCGAACACCTTCGGCGCGTCCGTCACCGTCAACGGCAAGGATGCGAAGAGCCTGCTCGGCATCATGTCGCTCGGTCTCACGGCGGGTACGACCGCGGAGATCGCGTCCTCCGACGACGACGGCGTGCCCGCAGTGGATGCGCTGGCTGCCCTCATCGAGACCGGTTTCGGGGAGGCCTGA
- the trpD gene encoding anthranilate phosphoribosyltransferase, translating to MSEMQSWSSVLTTLLAGEDLSVADAAWAMDQVMTGEATEAQVAGFLIALRAKGETVDEIVGFRDAILDHAVALPVDPMALDIVGTGGDRFGTVNVSTTASIVAAAAGVPVIKHGNRAASSSSGSSDVLAALGIDLTLPAEKVAEVLERAGITFAFASAFHPGFANAAPVRAQLGVPTVFNYLGPLCNPARPEASAVGVATLDRVPLFVGVFQTRGATALVFRGDDGLDELSTTGHSHVWEVSRGLVTEHDIDPRDLGIPRAKMSDLLGKDAAYNAGVVRAVLAGETGPVRDIVLLNAAAGLVAYELASDPSRVQEAILDRFRSQMAIAAEAIDSGAAAAKLEEWIAATH from the coding sequence ATGTCGGAAATGCAGTCCTGGTCGTCCGTGCTCACCACGCTTCTCGCCGGAGAAGACCTCAGTGTGGCGGACGCGGCGTGGGCGATGGACCAGGTCATGACCGGCGAGGCGACGGAGGCCCAGGTCGCCGGATTCCTCATCGCGCTGCGTGCGAAAGGCGAGACCGTCGACGAGATCGTCGGGTTCCGGGATGCGATCCTCGACCACGCGGTCGCCCTCCCCGTCGACCCGATGGCTCTTGACATCGTCGGTACGGGAGGCGACAGATTCGGCACCGTGAACGTGTCGACCACCGCATCCATCGTCGCCGCCGCGGCCGGGGTGCCGGTGATCAAGCACGGGAACAGGGCGGCCAGCTCGTCCTCCGGGTCGTCCGACGTGCTCGCGGCGCTCGGGATCGACCTCACGCTTCCCGCGGAGAAGGTCGCCGAGGTGCTCGAACGCGCAGGGATCACCTTCGCCTTCGCGAGCGCCTTCCACCCCGGATTCGCCAATGCGGCGCCCGTGCGCGCTCAGCTCGGCGTCCCCACCGTCTTCAACTACCTCGGCCCGCTCTGCAACCCGGCCAGGCCGGAAGCGTCCGCCGTCGGCGTCGCGACGCTCGACCGGGTTCCGCTGTTCGTCGGCGTCTTCCAGACCAGAGGGGCGACGGCGCTGGTCTTCCGCGGTGACGATGGCCTCGACGAGCTGTCGACCACCGGCCACAGCCATGTCTGGGAGGTCTCCAGGGGCCTCGTCACCGAGCACGACATCGATCCGCGCGATCTGGGCATCCCGCGCGCGAAGATGAGCGATCTGCTCGGAAAGGACGCCGCGTACAACGCCGGCGTCGTACGTGCCGTGCTGGCGGGCGAGACAGGCCCCGTGCGCGACATCGTGTTGCTCAACGCGGCGGCAGGGCTCGTGGCATACGAGCTCGCGTCCGACCCGTCGAGGGTTCAGGAAGCCATCCTGGATCGGTTCCGTTCGCAAATGGCGATCGCCGCCGAAGCGATCGACTCCGGGGCTGCGGCCGCGAAGCTCGAGGAATGGATAGCGGCGACGCACTGA
- the dhaL gene encoding dihydroxyacetone kinase subunit DhaL: MALDTNWVKAWMTAAAAVIAEHKHELNTLDREIGDGDHGENMDRGMHAVVDALGKLPEDATPNAAFRSIAMTLISTVGGASGPLYGTAFLKAGDPIGDATEIDAATLVAVLAAARDGIVSRGKAEVGDKTMIDAWTPAVDAARAAQEAGASAADVLREAADAAEAGAVATEPLVARKGRASYLGERSAGHRDPGAQSTALLLRAAAEAAADD, encoded by the coding sequence ATGGCGCTCGACACGAACTGGGTGAAGGCCTGGATGACGGCCGCTGCGGCGGTCATCGCCGAGCACAAGCACGAGCTGAACACGCTCGACCGCGAGATCGGCGACGGCGACCACGGCGAGAACATGGACCGCGGTATGCACGCCGTGGTGGATGCGCTCGGGAAGCTGCCGGAGGACGCGACGCCGAACGCGGCGTTCCGGTCGATCGCCATGACCCTCATCTCCACCGTCGGCGGCGCATCCGGCCCGCTCTACGGCACGGCGTTCCTGAAGGCGGGGGACCCGATCGGCGACGCGACGGAGATCGACGCCGCGACGCTCGTCGCCGTGCTCGCCGCCGCCCGCGACGGCATCGTGTCGCGCGGCAAGGCCGAGGTCGGCGACAAGACCATGATCGACGCCTGGACGCCGGCGGTCGATGCGGCCAGGGCGGCGCAGGAGGCCGGGGCGTCCGCCGCCGACGTCCTGCGCGAGGCGGCGGACGCCGCAGAGGCCGGAGCCGTCGCGACCGAGCCGCTCGTCGCCCGCAAGGGGCGCGCGAGCTACCTCGGGGAGCGGTCTGCGGGGCACCGGGACCCCGGTGCGCAGTCGACCGCGCTGCTGCTGCGCGCTGCGGCGGAGGCGGCAGCCGATGACTGA
- a CDS encoding ubiquinol-cytochrome c reductase iron-sulfur subunit, which produces MAHDDNSGHELTSASSSAVDVHRTGDPGTALIIRDELENPGFPPHRPRVTDLDPKKERRAERTVYTLFYLSIVGSVWAVAAYMAFPINDNDPGSVRLNNLFIGVGIALALLAIGIGAVHWGKALMHEKEGVDLRHPVRGSETTTERAAEIFRQADEESGFSRRVLVRNSLIGALIAFPLPAVVLFRGLAPMNEDPVELLSQTMWAKGTRLTRDPSGTPIKASDVTLGSAFHVIPEGLNEKENRLEEKAKAAVLLMRLKPEDLHVSKGREDWNYDGIVAYSKICTHVGCPVALYEQQTHHLLCPCHQSQFDITHEAEVIFGPAKRPLPQLPITVDADGYLVARSDFTEPVGPSFWERH; this is translated from the coding sequence ATGGCACACGACGATAACAGCGGTCACGAGCTGACCTCTGCCAGTTCGTCAGCCGTCGACGTGCACAGGACGGGCGACCCGGGAACGGCGCTGATCATCCGCGACGAGCTGGAGAACCCCGGCTTCCCGCCGCACCGGCCACGCGTCACCGACCTCGACCCGAAGAAGGAGCGTCGGGCAGAGCGGACCGTCTACACGCTGTTCTACCTGTCGATCGTCGGAAGCGTCTGGGCCGTCGCGGCATACATGGCCTTCCCGATCAACGACAACGACCCGGGCTCCGTCCGTCTGAACAACCTGTTCATCGGTGTCGGGATCGCGCTCGCCCTCCTCGCCATCGGTATCGGCGCCGTGCACTGGGGCAAGGCCCTCATGCACGAGAAGGAGGGCGTCGACCTCCGTCACCCGGTCCGTGGATCGGAGACCACAACCGAGCGCGCGGCCGAGATCTTCCGCCAGGCAGACGAGGAGTCCGGCTTCAGCCGTCGCGTCCTCGTCCGCAACAGCCTGATCGGCGCGCTCATCGCCTTCCCGCTCCCCGCCGTCGTGCTCTTCCGCGGACTCGCTCCGATGAACGAAGACCCGGTGGAGCTGCTCTCGCAGACGATGTGGGCCAAGGGCACGCGCCTCACCCGCGACCCGTCCGGCACGCCGATCAAAGCGTCCGACGTCACGCTCGGCAGCGCCTTCCACGTCATCCCCGAGGGGCTGAACGAGAAGGAGAACCGTCTCGAGGAGAAGGCAAAGGCCGCTGTCCTCCTCATGCGCCTCAAGCCCGAAGACCTCCACGTCTCCAAGGGCCGCGAGGACTGGAACTACGACGGAATCGTCGCGTACTCCAAGATCTGCACGCACGTCGGGTGCCCCGTCGCACTCTACGAGCAGCAGACCCACCACCTTCTGTGCCCGTGCCACCAGTCGCAGTTCGACATCACGCACGAGGCCGAGGTGATCTTCGGCCCGGCCAAGCGTCCGCTGCCGCAGCTGCCGATCACCGTGGACGCCGATGGCTATCTGGTCGCTCGCAGCGACTTCACCGAGCCTGTCGGCCCGAGCTTCTGGGAGCGTCATTGA
- a CDS encoding heme-copper oxidase subunit III, whose protein sequence is MVTVTSTSISPTASAPTINRPNVVAVGTIVWLGSEVMFFAGLFAIYFTLKSTSPDLWAAETAHLNIPYSLTNTIILVASSFTCQFGVFAAERLQPRATGWSPVKWGMVEWFTLSYALGAIFVSGQILEYATLVSEGISLSSNAYGSAFYLTTGFHGLHVTGGLIAFLLVIGRAFAVKTFGHKEATSAIVVSYYWHFVDVVWIGLFAVIYIIR, encoded by the coding sequence ATGGTTACCGTGACGAGCACCTCAATATCTCCTACGGCGAGTGCGCCTACGATCAACCGGCCCAATGTCGTGGCCGTCGGCACCATTGTCTGGCTGGGCAGTGAGGTCATGTTCTTCGCGGGCTTGTTCGCGATCTACTTCACCCTCAAGTCCACGTCTCCCGACCTGTGGGCGGCCGAGACGGCGCACCTCAACATCCCGTACTCGCTGACGAACACGATCATCCTGGTCGCCAGTTCGTTCACCTGCCAGTTCGGCGTGTTCGCGGCGGAGCGCCTGCAGCCGCGTGCCACCGGCTGGAGCCCGGTCAAGTGGGGCATGGTCGAGTGGTTCACGCTGTCGTACGCGCTCGGCGCGATCTTCGTCTCCGGGCAGATCCTCGAGTACGCGACGCTCGTCTCCGAGGGCATCTCCCTCAGCTCCAATGCATACGGGTCGGCGTTCTACCTGACCACCGGCTTCCACGGTCTCCACGTCACGGGCGGCCTCATCGCGTTCCTCCTCGTCATCGGCCGCGCGTTCGCGGTCAAGACCTTCGGCCACAAGGAGGCGACGAGCGCCATCGTCGTCTCGTACTACTGGCACTTCGTCGACGTCGTGTGGATCGGACTGTTCGCGGTCATCTACATCATCAGATAG